The following proteins are co-located in the Primulina tabacum isolate GXHZ01 chromosome 11, ASM2559414v2, whole genome shotgun sequence genome:
- the LOC142518663 gene encoding hydroquinone glucosyltransferase-like, producing the protein MEKITSNPHIAIIPTPGIGHLIPLVEFAKKLLQLHNFSTTFIIPNEGPLTTAQKTFLLTVPAGISYISLPPVNLDDLPPETKIETRISHTVARSLPSVRDAVESLNNTQKLAALVADLFATDVFDLAIELKIPVYLFFPPSASSLCLALYLPELDKAVSCEYRDAAEKIQIPGCVPIQGRDLFDPIQDRKDEAYGWMLHHGKRYKMADGLLVNSFKELEPGAIDVLQQEESGKPPVYPIGPLILTGSKSDDPCLKWLDKQPTDSVLYVSFGSGGTLSLAQITELALGLEMSEQRFLWVIRCPNDKVSNAAYFDSHNSDDPLSYLPENFLERTRNRGLLVPMWAPQSQILAHDSVSGFLTHCGWNSVLESVVNGVPLIAWPLYAEQKMNAFLLDESVKVALRPKMVENGLVGRDEICNIVRGLTEGEEGKMIRSRMRELKNHAAKALSENGSCLQMLGMLGEKWKNGVQGDW; encoded by the coding sequence TCGAATTCGCCAAGAAACTCCTACAACTCCATAACTTCTCCACAACATTCATTATCCCAAACGAAGGCCCTCTCACCACAGCCCAGAAAACATTCCTTCTAACTGTCCCTGCCGGAATAAGCTATATCTCCCTCCCGCCTGTAAACTTGGACGATTTGCCACCCGAAACCAAGATCGAAACCCGTATATCCCACACCGTCGCTCGTTCTCTGCCCTCGGTTCGCGATGCGGTTGAGTCTTTAAATAATACCCAGAAGCTTGCTGCGTTGGTTGCTGATCTATTTGCTACTGATGTATTCGACCTTGCCATAGAGCTTAAAATTCCGGTATATCTTTTCTTCCCACCTTCTGCCAGCAGTTTGTGTCTTGCTTTGTACCTGCCGGAGCTCGACAAAGCGGTGTCGTGCGAATACAGGGATGCAGCGGAAAAGATTCAGATTCCCGGGTGCGTACCCATTCAAGGGAGGGATCTTTTTGATCCGATCCAAGACAGGAAGGACGAAGCTTACGGATGGATGCTTCATCATGGGAAAAGGTATAAAATGGCTGATGGGTTATTAGTGAATAGCTTTAAGGAATTGGAGCCTGGTGCCATTGATGTTTTACAGCAAGAAGAAAGTGGAAAGCCCCCTGTTTACCCGATCGGACCCTTGATTCTTACTGGTTCTAAATCTGATGATCCGTGCTTAAAATGGTTAGACAAGCAACCAACGGATTCGGTTTTATACGTTTCTTTCGGAAGCGGTGGCACTTTATCTCTGGCTCAGATAACTGAACTTGCGTTAGGTTTAGAAATGAGTGAGCAGAGATTTTTATGGGTTATCAGATGCCCAAATGACAAGGTCTCCAATGCTGCCTACTTTGACAGTCACAATTCCGATGACCCATTATCGTATTTGCCTGAAAATTTTCTCGAGAGGACCAGAAACCGTGGACTATTAGTCCCTATGTGGGCGCCACAGTCACAAATCTTGGCCCACGATTCTGTTTCCGGTTTTCTAACACACTGTGGATGGAACTCAGTTCTTGAAAGTGTTGTCAATGGTGTACCGCTGATCGCTTGGCCGCTTTATGCAGAGCAGAAAATGAACGCGTTCCTTCTGGATGAGAGTGTAAAAGTGGCGCTGAGGCCGAAGATGGTGGAGAATGGATTGGTGGGGAGGGATGAAATTTGTAATATCGTTAGGGGGTTGACGGAAGGGGAAGAAGGGAAAATGATTCGGAGTCGAATGAGGGAGCTTAAGAATCATGCAGCTAAGGCGCTCAGTGAAAATGGTTCTTGTCTGCAAATGTTGGGAATGTTAGGCGAAAAATGGAAAAATGGTGTTCAGGGAGATTGGTGA